A stretch of Lathyrus oleraceus cultivar Zhongwan6 chromosome 6, CAAS_Psat_ZW6_1.0, whole genome shotgun sequence DNA encodes these proteins:
- the LOC127098565 gene encoding uncharacterized protein LOC127098565, whose product MSSMANQDMMFGQSHDLAHGHDQPLVFDREHHLGLGQTHDHELGLEHADGCEFGLEQNHDQERDDGQAYEDDLKVAIDKKPEHDEQDEMSFPGQNHDLVFRGDNDLAVSEGQGLDENIDMAVVHHPEMSIGSSNDMGVHQSQYIVSSEPYVIQARKVEISPTYELSVGQEFPDVMSCRRALRDTAIALHFEMQTIKSDQTRFTAKCASEGCPWRIHAAKLPGVPTFTIRTIHESHTCGGISHLGHQQASVQWVASSVEQRLMENPNCKPKEILEEIHRVHGITLTYKQAWRGKERIMAAMRGSFEEGYRLLPQYCEQVKRTNPGSIASVYGNPSDNCFQRLFISFQASIYGFLNACRPLLGLDRTYLKSKYLGTLLLATGFDGDGALFPLAFGVVDEENDDNWTWFLSELHKLLEINTENMPRLTILSDRQQGIVDGVEAKFPSAFHGFCMRHLSDSFSKEFNDTMLVNLLWEAANALTVNEFEAKIFEIEEISQDAAYWIRRVPPRLWATAYFEGQRFGHTTANIVEALNSWILEASGLPIIQMMEFIRRKLMTWFNERRETSMQWTSILVPSAERFVAEALELARTYQVLRANEAEFEIISHAGTNIVDIRNRCCLCRGWQLYGLPCAHAMAALLSCRQNVHRFTESCFTVATYRKTYSQTVHPIPDKSLWKEFSEGDSNASQALEVIINPPKSLRPLGQPRKKRVRAEDRGRVKRVVHCSRCNQTGHFRTTCAAPI is encoded by the coding sequence ATGTCTTCAATGGCTAACCAAGATATGATGTTTGGTCAAAGTCACGATTTGGCGCATGGTCATGACCAGCCATTAGTGTTTGATCGTGAGCATCATTTGGGCTTAGGACAAACCCATGATCATGAACTAGGCTTGGAACATGCCGACGGATGTGAATTTGGGTTGGAACAAAACCATGATCAAGAACGCGATGATGGTCAAGCTTATGAGGATGACCTTAAGGTTGCTATAGATAAAAAACCTGAGCATGATGAACAAGATGAGATGTCCTTTCCTGGACAAAACCATGATTTGGTCTTTCGGGGTGACAATGATCTGGCTGTTTCGGAAGGCCAAGGACTTGATGAGAACATTGACATGGCTGTGGTTCATCATCCAGAAATGAGCATTGGTTCTTCCAATGATATGGGTGTTCATCAGTCTCAGTATATAGTTTCTTCTGAACCCTATGTGATTCAGGCTCGTAAAGTTGAGATAAGTCCGACTTATGAATTGTCAGTGGGCCAAGAATTTCCCGATGTCATGAGTTGTCGAAGGGCATTGAGGGATACAGCTATTGCTCTGCACTTTGAGATGCAGACTATTAAATCTGATCAAACACGCTTTACTGCTAAATGTGCTAGTGAAGGATGCCCCTGGCGCATTCATGCAGCAAAGCTTCCCGGGGTTCCAACTTTTACCATTAGGACAATTCATGAGAGTCATACATGTGGAGGAATTTCTCATCTTGGTCATCAGCAAGCTTCAGTTCAATGGGTTGCTAGCTCTGTGGAGCAAAGGCTGATGGAGAACCCTAATTGCAAGCCAAAGGAGATATTGGAAGAGATTCATAGGGTTCATGGTATCACCTTAACGTACAAGCAAGCATGGAGAGGGAAGGAGCGTATCATGGCTGCAATGCGTGGGTCTTTTGAAGAAGGGTATCGTTTGCTTCCACAATACTGTGAACAGGTGAAACGCACAAACCCGGGCAGTATTGCATCTGTTTATGGAAACCCATCTGATAATTGCTTTCAACGCCTATTTATTTCCTTCCAAGCATCTATTTATGGATTCTTAAATGCTTGCCGGCCTCTCTTGGGGCTTGATAGGACATATTTAAAGAGCAAGTATCTTGGTACCTTACTTCTTGCTACTGGATTTGATGGTGACGGGGCTCTTTTTCCTCTTGCATTTGGTGTTGTTGACGAGGAGAATGATGATAATTGGACGTGGTTTCTCTCTGAACTTCATAAGTTGCTTGAGATTAATACTGAAAACATGCCAAGGCTTACTATTTTGTCCGATAGACAGCAGGGAATTGTGGATGGCGTTGAAGCAAAATTTCCTTCTGCTTTTCATGGATTTTGCATGCGCCACTTGAGTGACAGCTTCTCTAAGGAATTTAATGACACCATGCTTGTCAATCTTCTATGGGAAGCAGCCAATGCTCTTACTGTAAATGAATTTGAAGCTAAAATTTTCGAAATTGAAGAGATATCACAAGATGCTGCATATTGGATTCGAAGAGTTCCACCTCGTCTGTGGGCTACTGCTTATTTTGAGGGCCAAAGGTTTGGTCATACAACAGCCAACATTGTGGAAGCTTTAAACAGTTGGATATTAGAAGCATCCGGGCTTCCAATAATTCAAATGATGGAATTCATTAGAAGGAAGCTTATGACTTGGTTCAATGAGCGCCGAGAAACCAGTATGCAGTGGACATCTATTCTTGTTCCTTCTGCGGAAAGATTTGTTGCAGAGGCTCTAGAGCTTGCGCGGACTTATCAGGTACTTCGTGCCAACGAAGCTGAGTTTGAAATTATATCTCACGCCGGAACTAATATAGTTGATATAAGGAATCGCTGCTGTCTTTGTCGTGGTTGGCAGCTTTATGGCTTGCCCTGTGCACATGCCATGGCAGCACTTCTCTCCTGCAGACAGAATGTGCATAGATTCACAGAAAGCTGTTTCACTGTCGCAACGTATCGCAAGACATACTCACAAACCGTACATCCAATTCCTGACAAATCTCTCTGGAAGGAGTTCTCTGAGGGAGATTCCAATGCTAGCCAAGCTCTTGAAGTTATAATCAACCCACCTAAATCTCTCAGACCACTTGGACAACCAAGAAAAAAGAGAGTTCGTGCAGAAGATCGTGGGCGTGTTAAGCGAGTGGTGCATTGTAGTCGCTGCAATCAAACAGGTCACTTTAGAACCACATGTGCTGCTCCCATCTGA
- the LOC127095411 gene encoding zinc finger BED domain-containing protein RICESLEEPER 2-like: MERGKSSLQGVGVPSLQGVGVPSGVVDQGVSQGAAAGTALPPLRKRKLNASGSRKTSTVWEEFNILPDEPEPIAACKHCHKRYRCDPKTHGTSNMLAHSKVCYKNPALLLKDPNQTNLVVEGVGFKQMCKQLQPQMAIPTRRTVARDCFQLYLAEKSRLKAFFKSDCTRVALTTDCWTSIQNLSYMATTAHFIDTAWKYQNKIISFPLVPNHKGDTIGMKVEDVLREWGLRKVSTITLDNATANDVAVSYLDRRLKSKNALLGVGDYLHMRCAAHVLNLVVRDGEKEHEGSIESVRTAVRFVRSSPQRAMKFKECVELAGITCKKKLCLDVSTRWNSTYLMLDAAEKFEAAFDNMIDEDPGYIEYFDLLTGPPGSQDWKKVRAFVVFLQTFYEATKVFSTSQEVSLHLAFHNLSSILCELQEASFNLNSYVAPMISHMKVKYDKYWGDVGKVNHFLYYGVIFDPRFKFNYIEWSFNDMYGHSSDLAKKNIECVKTSLLNYIIGINLIMIRMLGLVL, translated from the exons ATGGAGCGCGGCAAAAGTAGCTTGCAAGGAGTTGGAGTTCCTAGCTTGCAAGGAGTTGGAGTTCCTAGCGGAGTTGTAGATCAAGGAGTGAGTCAAG GAGCAGCTGCTGGTACTGCACTCCCTCCACTTCGAAAAAGGAAACTTAATGCTAGTGGTAGTAGAAAAACTTCTACGGTTTGGGAAGAGTTTAACATTTTACCGGATGAGCCTGAACCTATAGCCGCGTGTAAACACTGTCATAAAAGGTACCGATGTGACCCTAAAACACATGGTACTTCTAACATGCTAGCTCACTCGAAAGTGTGTTACAAAAACCCTGCCCTTTTGTTGAAAGACCCCAATCAGACAAACTT AGTGGTTGAGGGTGTTGGTTTTAAGCAAATGTGTAAACAATTGCAACCCCAAATGGCTATCCCTACTAGGAGGACCGTTGCTAGGGATTGTTTTCAGCTTTACCTAGCTGAAAAGTCACGTCTTAAAGCCTTTTTTAAGTCTGATTGTACTAGGGTTGCACTAACCACAGACTGTTGGACTTCGATACAAAACCTTAGTTATATGGCCACCACTGCACACTTCATTGACACTGCTTGGAAGTACCAAAATAAAATTATTAGTTTCCCTTTAGTTCCAAATCACAAAGGTGATACCATTGGCATGAAAGTCGAGGACGTTTTGAGGGAATGGGGGCTTAGGAAAGTGTCTACAATTACCCTGGATAACGCAACAGCAAATGATGTGGCTGTGAGTTATTTGGATAGAAGACTTAAGAGCAAGAATGCTTTACTTGGTGTAGGTGATTATTTGCATATGAGGTGTGCTGCCCATGTCTTGAACTTGGTAGTGAGAGATGGTGAAAAAGAACATGAAGGGTCTATTGAATCAGTTCGCACTGCTGTTAGGTTTGTAAGGTCTTCTCCACAAAGAGCTATGAAGTTTAAGGAGTGTGTTGAACTTGCGGGCATAACTTGTAAAAAAAAACTTTGTCTTGATGTTTCTACAAGGTGGAATTCCACTTACCTAATGTTGGATGCTGCTGAAAAGTTTGAAGCTGCATTTGACAATATGATTGATGAGGATCCTGGATACATCGAATATTTTGACCTCCTTACCGGTCCACCCGGTTCTCAGGATTGGAAAAAAGTTAGGGCTTTTGTGGTTTTCTTACAAACCTTCTATGAGGCAACCAAAGTGTTTTCAACTTCGCAAGAAGTGTCCTTGCATTTAGCTTTTCATAACTTGTCTTCAATTTTGTGTGAGCTTCAAGAAGCTTCATTTAACTTGAATTCTTATGTGGCTCCAATGATTTCACATATGAAGGTTAAATATGATAAGTATTGGGGGGATGTGGGAAAAGTGAATCATTTTCTTTACTATGGAGTGATCTTTGATCCTAGGTTTAAGTTTAACTATATTGAGTGGTCTTTTAATGATATGTATGGGCATTCTAGTGACCTTGCCAAGAAAAATATTGAATGTGTCAAAACTAGTTTGTTAAACTATATAATTGGCATAAATCTGATCATGATAAGAATGTTGGGGCTAGTCCTTTAA